A part of Limihaloglobus sulfuriphilus genomic DNA contains:
- a CDS encoding sulfatase-like hydrolase/transferase — translation MNYSRRNFLKAAGISAAAVLSGCAGRLTGPAAQKSRPNILMILTDDQGWGDLSVNGNVNLKTPNIDSLAGEGVVVENFYVCPVCSPTRAEMLTGRYYTRVGVTGTSEGGERINADESTIGDTFKAAGYATAAFGKWHSGTQWPYHPNARGFDEFYGFCSGHWGYYFSPQLEHNGRLVKGNGYIADDFTDHALDFIEKNKNTPFFCYVPYNIPHSPMQVPESYWEKFDGKELEMRHRDPEKENIEHTRAALAMCENIDWNVGRLLEKLDKLGIADNTIVIYFSDNGPNGWRWNAGMKGRKGTTDEGGVRSPFFIRWPAEIRQGTEIPHIAAAIDLLPTLAELAEIPIVGNKKLDGVSLKPLLLGTSSNWQDRMYFSTWNGRVSVRTQKYRLDHEGRLFDMDADPGQRKDVSQKHPEITARLKKAVREWKDETFKPVEPRPFTVGHPGAEITLLPARDGKANGNIERSSIHPNCSFFTNWIDENDSITWDIEVLTAGLYEAQIHYTCKRENVGAELELSFDGERVSRAVKNAYESELKGKEENHVYMRESFVKDFKPMSLGTLRMHGKRGTLRLRAANIPGNEAVDLRYLTLKYKGK, via the coding sequence ATGAATTACAGCCGAAGAAATTTTCTCAAGGCTGCCGGTATTTCCGCTGCTGCGGTTTTGAGCGGCTGCGCAGGCCGATTGACAGGCCCCGCGGCACAAAAATCACGTCCTAATATCCTGATGATTCTCACCGACGACCAGGGCTGGGGCGACTTGAGCGTTAACGGCAATGTCAATCTCAAAACGCCTAACATTGATTCGCTTGCCGGCGAGGGTGTCGTTGTAGAGAATTTCTATGTCTGCCCGGTATGTTCTCCAACACGCGCGGAGATGCTGACAGGCAGATATTATACCCGTGTTGGAGTAACCGGCACCAGCGAGGGCGGCGAGCGTATTAACGCCGATGAATCAACTATCGGCGATACCTTTAAAGCCGCCGGTTACGCCACAGCGGCATTCGGGAAATGGCACAGCGGAACGCAATGGCCCTATCACCCCAACGCCCGGGGTTTTGATGAGTTCTACGGTTTCTGTTCCGGGCACTGGGGCTACTATTTCAGCCCGCAGCTGGAGCATAACGGCCGGTTAGTAAAAGGCAACGGCTATATCGCGGATGACTTCACCGATCATGCCCTTGATTTTATCGAAAAGAACAAAAACACGCCTTTTTTCTGCTATGTTCCGTACAATATACCCCATTCGCCGATGCAGGTGCCGGAGAGCTATTGGGAAAAATTTGACGGCAAAGAGCTCGAAATGCGGCATCGTGATCCGGAAAAAGAAAACATTGAGCATACCCGGGCAGCTCTGGCAATGTGTGAAAATATCGACTGGAACGTAGGGCGTTTGCTGGAAAAACTCGACAAATTAGGCATCGCGGACAATACTATTGTAATCTATTTCAGCGACAACGGACCCAACGGTTGGCGGTGGAACGCCGGCATGAAAGGACGTAAGGGAACTACCGATGAGGGCGGTGTGCGTTCGCCATTTTTTATTCGATGGCCTGCGGAGATAAGGCAGGGGACTGAAATACCCCATATCGCCGCCGCGATAGACCTGCTGCCGACGCTGGCTGAGCTTGCCGAAATCCCGATTGTCGGCAATAAGAAGCTCGACGGGGTCAGTCTCAAGCCGCTGCTGCTTGGAACCAGTTCAAACTGGCAGGACCGAATGTATTTCAGCACCTGGAACGGACGGGTGAGCGTGCGGACGCAGAAATACAGGCTCGATCACGAAGGCAGGCTGTTCGATATGGATGCCGACCCCGGGCAAAGAAAAGATGTTTCACAAAAGCATCCGGAAATCACCGCCAGACTCAAAAAGGCCGTCCGGGAATGGAAAGACGAAACTTTCAAGCCGGTTGAGCCGCGGCCCTTTACTGTCGGCCACCCCGGCGCGGAGATTACGCTTTTGCCGGCACGCGACGGCAAGGCAAACGGCAATATCGAACGGAGCAGCATACACCCAAACTGTTCGTTTTTCACCAACTGGATTGACGAAAATGATTCCATAACCTGGGATATCGAAGTGCTCACCGCCGGCCTGTACGAGGCGCAGATTCATTACACCTGCAAACGTGAAAATGTCGGCGCAGAATTAGAGCTCAGCTTTGACGGCGAAAGGGTAAGCCGTGCCGTTAAAAATGCTTACGAAAGCGAGCTAAAAGGCAAAGAGGAAAATCATGTTTATATGAGAGAATCGTTTGTCAAAGATTTTAAGCCGATGTCTCTGGGCACCTTGCGTATGCACGGGAAACGAGGCACACTTCGCCTGCGGGCAGCGAATATCCCCGGCAATGAGGCCGTGGATCTGCGGTACTTAACACTGAAATACAAAGGAAAGTAA
- a CDS encoding secretin N-terminal domain-containing protein encodes MLQKKLRWFLVTLTAICCFSGILSAEEVQEQEKYVSELDAKLAQKITVDFSETPIEDVLRIVAMEANIDVVKSPSVTGLVNATLNNVPVGEVLDNILAVHNYGYIRTKNMIRVVPKSEMVDTIEKIISRVYRITYADVKEVEKAVAKIISKDGSVSANPGTSNIIVTDVESRIEAVDLFIDEVDRVTQQVIVEVRIYDVTDNENFNLDMKWDGGRMTLNSAGEPVAQSTGGGISYVDEVVPGGAAPGAPPAQGSTKRADPYTAGSFDRTNGGQIRLGVFNDSISIDMLFSMLHSQGYAKLLANPSIMVLDNETAHFEIVEEIPYKDVQESSGGGSMTTTEFKEVGVQLEVTPHITRDEMLRLHIMPEFGIAEEQERNPITNEPIVPTVHTRRLDTIALLQSGSTVILGGLKQYKSGKDYYKTPVLGDTPLIKHLFRSETESMSVTELLIFITPVIVKEDMSNTIKGMNKYEHTQIAAPVLHGKTRFGRDIEADEYENLEQQSAETGEAVEEEYISSEQSWQEPDEAEQPQESAVQINDVSQDDSGTAEAAVNQPPQIEADPQEQDQQPAGVVYTIDPDAQNAEQEPNDE; translated from the coding sequence ATGTTACAGAAAAAATTAAGATGGTTTCTTGTTACATTGACAGCTATATGCTGTTTTTCAGGAATCCTGTCTGCTGAAGAGGTTCAGGAGCAGGAAAAATATGTCTCCGAGCTTGACGCAAAGCTGGCTCAGAAGATCACGGTTGACTTCAGTGAGACACCCATAGAGGATGTCCTGCGTATTGTGGCTATGGAGGCCAACATCGATGTTGTCAAGAGCCCCTCTGTTACCGGCCTTGTTAACGCGACACTCAACAACGTTCCCGTCGGGGAGGTTCTCGACAACATCCTGGCTGTTCACAACTACGGCTATATCCGTACCAAGAACATGATCAGGGTAGTCCCCAAAAGTGAGATGGTTGATACTATTGAAAAAATCATCAGCCGCGTTTACAGGATTACCTATGCCGATGTCAAAGAGGTTGAAAAGGCAGTCGCCAAGATTATCTCCAAAGACGGCAGTGTCTCGGCTAACCCGGGTACGAGCAATATCATTGTTACCGACGTTGAAAGCCGGATCGAGGCGGTTGACCTGTTTATAGACGAGGTTGACCGCGTTACCCAGCAGGTTATAGTCGAGGTTCGGATCTATGATGTGACGGATAATGAGAACTTCAACCTTGACATGAAATGGGACGGCGGCCGTATGACGCTCAACAGTGCCGGTGAGCCCGTGGCCCAGAGTACCGGCGGCGGAATATCGTATGTCGATGAGGTTGTTCCCGGCGGCGCAGCCCCCGGCGCACCTCCCGCGCAGGGCTCTACAAAACGTGCAGACCCATACACCGCCGGCTCGTTTGACAGAACAAACGGCGGGCAGATCCGCCTTGGCGTGTTCAACGATTCGATATCGATCGACATGCTCTTTTCAATGCTCCACTCACAGGGCTATGCCAAGCTGCTGGCAAATCCAAGCATCATGGTGCTTGACAACGAGACGGCTCATTTTGAGATCGTGGAAGAAATCCCATATAAGGATGTTCAGGAATCCTCCGGCGGCGGCAGCATGACAACAACCGAGTTCAAAGAGGTCGGTGTCCAGCTTGAGGTTACACCCCATATTACGCGTGACGAAATGCTCAGGCTCCACATCATGCCTGAATTCGGTATCGCCGAAGAACAGGAAAGAAACCCTATAACCAACGAGCCGATCGTGCCGACGGTTCATACGCGCCGTCTCGATACTATCGCGCTTCTCCAAAGCGGCTCTACCGTGATTCTGGGCGGTCTGAAACAGTACAAATCCGGCAAGGATTACTATAAGACCCCCGTACTCGGCGATACTCCGCTGATAAAGCATCTTTTCCGCAGTGAGACTGAATCGATGTCAGTTACCGAGCTGCTGATTTTCATCACGCCGGTAATCGTCAAAGAGGACATGAGCAACACTATCAAGGGCATGAACAAGTATGAGCATACCCAGATAGCCGCTCCCGTACTCCACGGCAAAACCAGATTCGGCAGGGACATAGAGGCCGATGAATATGAAAACCTTGAGCAGCAGTCCGCTGAAACCGGCGAGGCCGTTGAAGAAGAATACATCAGCTCTGAGCAATCATGGCAGGAGCCCGATGAGGCAGAGCAGCCCCAGGAATCCGCCGTACAGATCAATGATGTTTCACAGGATGATTCCGGCACTGCCGAGGCGGCAGTAAATCAGCCGCCCCAGATAGAGGCTGACCCGCAGGAGCAGGATCAGCAGCCTGCCGGCGTTGTTTACACAATCGATCCTGATGCGCAGAACGCTGAGCAAGAGCCCAACGATGAGTAA
- a CDS encoding DUF167 domain-containing protein, translated as MNGLKLQLRGDKILITVKVVPGSSRTALAGVLDGMLKVKIAAAPEKGNANKELIKFIAGELGLKKRDISIISGQTNPVKLLEIAGSDAGKVKGLAF; from the coding sequence TTGAACGGGCTAAAACTACAGCTTCGCGGCGACAAGATACTCATAACCGTCAAGGTAGTCCCCGGCAGCAGCCGTACTGCGCTGGCAGGCGTTCTTGATGGAATGCTCAAGGTCAAGATCGCGGCGGCACCTGAAAAGGGCAACGCCAACAAAGAGCTGATAAAATTTATCGCGGGCGAACTTGGACTGAAGAAACGCGATATAAGTATTATATCGGGGCAGACAAACCCCGTAAAACTGCTTGAAATTGCCGGCTCCGATGCAGGGAAGGTAAAGGGGCTGGCATTTTAG
- a CDS encoding ParA family protein, with product MKIIAIANQKGGCGKTTTAVNFAAGLAHRGRRVLVVDLDSQGHATIGFGFDPEECDKTVYELLNDETGSIRDYILTTETNRVDLLPSNILLSGTELEISQTAGREYLLAKKMVEIEDDYDYAVIDCSPSLSLLAINALTCADEVIIPVQAHYYALEGLKQLIDTVNIVRQRFNSRLIIRGVLLTFVDKQTNLSKQVQSQMRGFFGKLVFQTVIHRSVRLAEAPSAGKSVISYAASSASAKEYIDFAEEYENEL from the coding sequence ATGAAAATCATAGCAATAGCAAATCAAAAAGGCGGATGCGGTAAGACCACAACAGCGGTCAACTTCGCTGCCGGGCTTGCCCACAGAGGCCGAAGGGTTCTTGTAGTGGACCTCGATTCACAGGGGCACGCTACAATCGGCTTTGGTTTTGATCCGGAAGAATGCGACAAGACGGTTTACGAGCTGCTCAACGATGAGACGGGCAGCATCAGAGATTATATTCTGACAACAGAGACTAACCGCGTTGACCTGCTGCCCAGTAACATACTGCTCTCCGGCACAGAGCTTGAAATATCCCAGACCGCCGGCAGGGAATATCTGCTGGCCAAGAAGATGGTCGAGATAGAAGATGACTACGACTATGCGGTGATCGACTGCTCACCCTCGCTGAGTCTTCTGGCGATAAACGCCCTGACATGCGCCGACGAGGTGATCATTCCCGTTCAGGCGCATTACTATGCCCTCGAAGGGCTCAAGCAGCTTATAGATACGGTTAATATTGTGCGTCAGCGTTTCAATTCGCGGCTGATAATCCGCGGCGTACTGCTGACGTTTGTGGATAAGCAGACGAACCTGAGTAAGCAGGTGCAGTCCCAGATGCGGGGTTTTTTCGGTAAACTTGTTTTTCAGACCGTGATACACCGAAGCGTCCGGCTCGCCGAAGCACCCAGTGCGGGCAAGTCTGTTATCAGTTACGCCGCAAGCAGCGCAAGTGCAAAGGAATACATTGATTTTGCGGAGGAATATGAAAATGAGCTCTAA
- a CDS encoding Gfo/Idh/MocA family protein has protein sequence MIDTLHWGIIGCGNIAASFAKGLRDVDGARLIAAASRSAQKAARFSQENGALRSYGSYEDLLDDREIDVVYIATPHHLHMENSLMAIEAGKHVLCEKPISINSKQATRMADAARQAGVFLMEGMWTRFIPAVEQLQDWLSDGIPGGIHLFTADFGVQFNVDDGHRIFNSELGGGALLDLGVYPVSLASLIFKRQPDTIQTQVRMHATGVDELNTMLFDYKSGPLAVITSGSISRTPTEAFIAGKKLSIKIHSPLYCPSALTLFKPDGTSDSYEFPLEGNGFNYEAAHVCRCLRKGMLQSDVMPVSESISIMETLDSIRAQWGLRYPMD, from the coding sequence ATGATCGACACCTTACATTGGGGAATTATCGGCTGCGGCAATATTGCCGCTTCGTTTGCCAAAGGGCTGCGTGACGTAGATGGTGCCCGGCTTATAGCGGCTGCATCAAGATCTGCCCAAAAGGCTGCCCGGTTTTCTCAGGAAAACGGTGCTCTGCGCAGCTACGGCAGTTATGAAGATCTCCTGGATGATCGCGAAATAGATGTAGTCTATATAGCGACCCCGCACCATCTTCATATGGAAAACAGCCTTATGGCGATAGAAGCCGGCAAGCACGTATTGTGCGAGAAGCCGATATCGATAAATTCCAAACAAGCCACAAGGATGGCCGATGCCGCAAGGCAGGCCGGAGTATTCTTGATGGAGGGGATGTGGACGCGGTTTATCCCTGCGGTTGAGCAGCTCCAAGACTGGCTCAGCGATGGTATCCCGGGGGGGATCCATCTTTTTACAGCGGATTTCGGCGTCCAGTTCAATGTTGATGACGGCCACAGGATCTTTAACTCAGAACTTGGCGGCGGAGCTTTGCTGGATCTCGGGGTATATCCAGTTTCGCTTGCATCTCTCATCTTTAAACGGCAGCCGGACACCATCCAGACTCAGGTCCGAATGCACGCCACAGGCGTAGATGAGCTGAACACAATGTTGTTTGACTATAAAAGCGGCCCCCTGGCCGTAATCACGAGCGGCAGCATTTCCAGGACGCCGACTGAGGCGTTTATTGCAGGCAAAAAGCTCAGCATTAAGATCCACTCACCTCTATATTGCCCGTCAGCATTGACACTATTCAAACCTGACGGTACTTCTGACTCTTATGAGTTCCCTCTGGAGGGCAACGGCTTCAATTATGAGGCCGCTCATGTCTGTCGGTGCCTGAGAAAGGGTATGCTTCAAAGCGATGTCATGCCCGTCTCGGAGTCTATCTCCATTATGGAGACACTTGACAGCATCAGAGCCCAATGGGGGCTGCGATATCCAATGGACTAA
- a CDS encoding dihydroorotate dehydrogenase codes for MSDISIDYCGLKLKNPIFTASGTCGYFDELSDFVELESLGGFITKSISLEPREGNPLPRIVETDAGMLNAIGLANIGLKEFVEKKIPLMKDAAVPVFVNLAGKTIDEYVEVASRLTGFNEITGFELNISCPNVKAGGISFGTDPAQIEKITAAVKHVCGGKPLIVKLTPSVTDIAVTARAAIEGGADSLSLVNTFTAMVIDIRTKKPVLANRTGGLSGPAIKPIAVYLVNRVYNEAAKPAGIPVMGLGGIRTVSDVIEFMIAGASVVSVGTATFTNPAVTQQLAEGLEEYCRRHRIKKLSDITGSLM; via the coding sequence ATGTCAGATATAAGTATAGATTATTGCGGGCTTAAGCTGAAAAACCCGATATTTACCGCTTCGGGCACGTGCGGCTATTTCGACGAGCTTTCGGATTTTGTCGAGCTTGAGAGCCTCGGCGGGTTCATCACCAAGAGCATCTCTCTTGAGCCGCGAGAGGGTAACCCCCTGCCGCGGATTGTAGAGACCGATGCGGGGATGCTAAACGCCATCGGGCTGGCGAATATCGGGCTCAAAGAGTTCGTCGAAAAGAAGATACCGCTGATGAAAGACGCGGCGGTGCCGGTGTTTGTCAACCTGGCGGGCAAGACGATAGACGAATACGTCGAGGTTGCTTCCAGGCTCACCGGCTTCAATGAGATTACCGGCTTCGAGCTGAACATAAGCTGCCCCAACGTCAAGGCCGGCGGCATCAGCTTCGGCACGGACCCTGCGCAGATAGAAAAGATAACCGCCGCCGTCAAACACGTCTGCGGCGGCAAACCGCTGATCGTTAAGCTCACACCCTCGGTAACGGATATCGCGGTAACCGCCCGGGCGGCGATAGAGGGCGGCGCCGACTCGCTGAGCCTGGTGAATACGTTTACCGCGATGGTGATCGACATCAGGACTAAAAAACCGGTGCTGGCGAACCGTACGGGCGGGCTGAGCGGGCCGGCGATAAAGCCGATAGCCGTTTATCTGGTCAACCGGGTGTATAACGAGGCGGCAAAACCCGCCGGCATACCGGTGATGGGGCTTGGCGGAATCCGGACGGTCTCGGACGTGATCGAGTTCATGATCGCCGGCGCGTCGGTGGTCTCTGTGGGCACGGCGACCTTCACAAACCCGGCGGTTACACAACAGCTTGCCGAGGGGCTGGAGGAATACTGCCGGCGACACCGGATAAAAAAGTTGTCCGACATTACAGGCTCGCTCATGTGA
- a CDS encoding MarC family protein, which yields MLYDFINIWLKFFFLLTPFFALTVFLVLTADLPRPQRHWIAAKTTLAVIITTLALYFFGDILFRIFGITIDAFRVGAGCILFLTSIELVTGKRSMLKVDPGNDISVVPMAIPVMVGPGTIGAIMVSGVAEPAASGTIVGCAALTAAACSVGVLLFLADHVKRLVGRTGLEVLSKISGLVISALAAQIVLTGVKNFLNI from the coding sequence ATGCTTTATGACTTTATAAATATATGGTTAAAATTTTTCTTCCTTTTAACCCCGTTTTTTGCGTTGACGGTGTTTCTGGTGCTTACCGCTGATCTGCCCCGGCCGCAGCGGCATTGGATAGCGGCAAAAACGACACTTGCGGTGATCATTACAACACTGGCCCTCTACTTTTTCGGCGATATCCTTTTCCGTATTTTCGGAATAACCATTGATGCTTTCAGGGTAGGTGCCGGCTGCATATTGTTTCTGACATCAATTGAGCTTGTAACGGGCAAACGAAGCATGCTCAAGGTTGACCCGGGCAATGATATCAGCGTGGTGCCTATGGCGATCCCTGTAATGGTTGGGCCGGGCACCATAGGCGCGATCATGGTTTCGGGAGTTGCAGAACCCGCCGCGTCAGGTACCATTGTGGGCTGTGCCGCACTCACAGCCGCTGCCTGCTCTGTGGGCGTACTGCTGTTTCTGGCAGACCATGTAAAGCGGCTGGTCGGCAGAACGGGTCTTGAGGTGCTGAGTAAGATTTCCGGACTGGTAATCTCCGCACTGGCGGCACAGATAGTCCTGACCGGAGTAAAAAACTTCCTTAACATCTAA
- a CDS encoding dihydroorotate dehydrogenase electron transfer subunit, giving the protein MCNDRQNSKGLFDAAVIRSGAVGMRNWRVALELEGEAAAAFAGARPGQFLEIDASGLSLPRRDLIPPELRDAAQRHVILRRPLSFWDVYEMDNGNTCVELLFCLVGPSTLRLATLRKGDIVNICGPLGNGFSMPEGKTHAVVVGGGIGIPPIYHFTSWLGKNRDDVRVTAIVGARRLKDFPLESMQHKKKTAIEFALAGAETLVATNDGSRGFKGFVTGCLEEWLSKTEVKKEDICVFGCGPEPMLAALAKTCRVNGLDCYVSLERLMGCGVGLCQSCAVEKRDKSDGHKYLLCCKDGPVFNSEDIVI; this is encoded by the coding sequence ATGTGCAATGACAGACAAAACAGCAAGGGACTCTTCGACGCGGCGGTAATACGCAGCGGGGCCGTTGGAATGCGCAACTGGCGGGTTGCTCTTGAGCTTGAGGGCGAGGCGGCAGCGGCGTTTGCAGGAGCCAGACCCGGGCAATTTCTTGAAATTGACGCATCCGGTCTTTCTCTGCCGCGGCGGGATTTGATACCGCCCGAGCTGCGGGATGCCGCACAGAGACATGTAATCCTGCGGCGGCCGCTGAGCTTCTGGGATGTTTACGAGATGGACAACGGCAATACGTGTGTGGAGCTGCTGTTCTGTCTGGTCGGGCCGAGCACGCTGCGGCTTGCGACGCTGCGTAAGGGCGATATTGTCAATATCTGCGGGCCGCTGGGCAACGGGTTTTCCATGCCCGAGGGCAAGACGCACGCGGTCGTTGTCGGCGGAGGCATCGGAATCCCGCCGATCTACCACTTTACCAGCTGGTTAGGCAAAAACCGCGATGACGTGCGGGTTACGGCGATCGTAGGGGCCAGACGGCTTAAGGATTTCCCCCTGGAGAGTATGCAGCATAAGAAAAAGACGGCGATCGAGTTCGCACTGGCCGGCGCGGAGACGCTGGTGGCAACGAACGACGGCAGCCGCGGGTTTAAGGGCTTTGTAACCGGCTGTCTGGAAGAATGGCTGAGCAAAACGGAGGTGAAAAAAGAGGATATCTGCGTATTCGGCTGCGGGCCTGAGCCGATGCTGGCGGCGCTGGCTAAGACCTGCCGGGTAAACGGCTTAGACTGCTATGTGAGTCTTGAGCGGCTGATGGGCTGCGGCGTGGGGCTGTGCCAGAGCTGCGCGGTCGAAAAACGCGACAAGAGCGACGGACATAAATACCTGCTGTGCTGCAAAGACGGGCCGGTGTTTAACAGTGAAGATATCGTTATATAA
- a CDS encoding lactonase family protein — MTKTALIILTAVITMLNAETIPFYIGTYTSNTKSRGIYRSELDLQTGEMSEPQLAAETLNPSFVAVNHNGSALYAVSKTDSEGRVNAFNIVESTGELEIIDSQSSKGVSPCYVSIDPSGSNLLIANYSSGSITVLPIGKDARVEPPACSIAHEGKSENAKRQEAPHAHSIITSPDGRYVFAADLGIDKIMVYKLDKDAGKLTPAGDLFAKLRPGSGPRHMAFHPNGKFFYVINELNSTITAFGYDYKTAQLSEIETITTLPRSFSGTNLTAQICVHPSGKYLYGSNRGHDSIAAYQINSGNGTLSLIEIETDGINEPRNFNIEPNGNFLVCANQHAGSLITFRIDFETGKLEKTPHKINVPSPVCVDFVIKEKITSQSETYLNRTGF; from the coding sequence ATGACTAAAACGGCACTTATTATTTTAACGGCGGTAATAACCATGTTAAACGCAGAGACAATTCCTTTCTATATCGGAACATACACTTCCAACACCAAAAGCCGCGGCATCTACCGCAGCGAGCTTGACCTCCAAACAGGCGAAATGTCAGAGCCTCAACTGGCGGCGGAGACGCTCAACCCCTCCTTTGTCGCTGTAAACCACAATGGCAGCGCACTTTACGCCGTATCCAAAACTGACAGCGAAGGCAGGGTAAACGCCTTTAACATCGTCGAGAGTACGGGCGAGCTCGAAATTATCGACTCGCAAAGCTCCAAGGGCGTGAGCCCGTGTTATGTATCGATAGACCCTTCCGGCAGTAACCTGCTGATCGCCAATTACTCCAGCGGCAGCATTACCGTTTTGCCGATAGGCAAAGACGCCCGTGTAGAGCCGCCGGCGTGCAGCATTGCCCATGAAGGCAAAAGCGAGAACGCAAAACGGCAGGAAGCCCCCCACGCCCATTCCATAATCACAAGCCCAGACGGCAGATACGTATTCGCCGCAGACCTGGGGATTGATAAAATCATGGTCTATAAACTCGACAAAGACGCCGGCAAACTCACTCCGGCAGGAGATCTGTTCGCAAAATTGCGCCCCGGCAGCGGGCCCAGGCACATGGCGTTTCACCCTAACGGAAAATTCTTTTACGTTATAAACGAGCTCAACTCCACAATAACCGCGTTTGGCTACGACTACAAGACCGCCCAGTTAAGCGAGATAGAAACGATAACCACACTGCCGCGGTCCTTCTCCGGCACCAACCTTACCGCCCAGATTTGCGTCCACCCATCGGGCAAATACCTCTACGGCTCAAACCGCGGGCACGACAGCATCGCCGCGTACCAGATAAACAGCGGCAACGGGACATTGAGCTTGATTGAGATCGAAACAGACGGTATAAACGAGCCGCGAAACTTCAATATAGAACCAAACGGTAATTTTCTTGTATGCGCCAACCAGCACGCCGGCTCGCTGATAACGTTCAGGATTGACTTTGAAACCGGAAAGCTGGAAAAAACGCCGCACAAAATAAATGTACCATCACCGGTATGCGTAGATTTCGTGATAAAAGAAAAGATAACATCACAATCCGAAACCTATCTCAACCGGACTGGTTTCTAA
- a CDS encoding type IV pilus twitching motility protein PilT produces MSLEAILHTAVQFGASDVHINADMKPLMRRDTVLSAMDFPELSNEDIRAMILGMVDEKGYAHLEEHLDLDFATAISSGHRFRVNAHYQRETLAIAFRVISDKVPAFDDLHLPETLRSLTELPRGLVLVTGPTGSGKSTTLASMINLINSRESKRIITLEDPIEYLLRNDKSQIEQREVGRDVSSFASGLRHALRQDPDVILVGEMRDLETTSAALTAAETGHLVMSTLHTNSASQTIERIIDIYPAAQQSQVRSMLANTLSASVSQTLFKRRDYPGMTPCMEILLSSPAVRNCIRDNRLHEIPNVIETQKQAGMQLLDHNITELFFEGIISKADAIGRASDQARMKALLEDVEDIF; encoded by the coding sequence ATGTCATTAGAGGCCATACTGCATACAGCTGTTCAGTTCGGTGCCAGTGACGTACACATAAATGCCGATATGAAACCGCTGATGCGGCGTGATACAGTTCTCTCAGCGATGGATTTCCCAGAGCTCTCCAACGAAGATATCAGGGCAATGATCCTTGGTATGGTTGACGAGAAGGGTTATGCGCATCTTGAAGAGCATCTCGACCTGGACTTTGCGACGGCTATTTCCAGCGGCCACCGTTTCCGTGTGAACGCTCACTATCAGCGGGAAACCCTTGCCATTGCGTTCCGTGTTATCTCTGACAAGGTGCCTGCCTTTGATGACCTGCATCTTCCTGAGACGCTTCGTTCTCTCACGGAGCTGCCGCGAGGCCTTGTGCTGGTTACCGGACCTACCGGTTCTGGTAAAAGTACAACTCTGGCTTCGATGATTAACCTTATAAACTCAAGAGAATCAAAAAGAATTATCACACTCGAGGACCCTATAGAGTATCTGCTTAGAAACGATAAATCGCAGATCGAACAGCGAGAGGTCGGCCGTGACGTTTCCTCGTTTGCTTCCGGCCTCCGCCACGCTCTCCGCCAGGATCCGGACGTGATCCTGGTTGGAGAAATGCGTGATCTCGAGACGACCTCTGCGGCCCTTACCGCGGCCGAGACGGGGCACCTGGTAATGAGCACGCTGCATACAAACAGTGCCAGCCAGACAATCGAGCGTATTATCGATATCTATCCGGCAGCCCAGCAGAGCCAGGTGCGGAGTATGCTTGCCAACACCCTTTCAGCTTCGGTCTCGCAGACTCTTTTCAAACGCCGCGATTACCCGGGCATGACTCCGTGTATGGAGATACTTTTATCCTCGCCGGCGGTGAGAAACTGCATTCGTGATAACAGGCTTCATGAGATACCAAACGTTATAGAAACCCAGAAACAGGCCGGTATGCAGCTTCTGGATCATAACATCACAGAGCTGTTTTTCGAAGGTATTATCAGCAAGGCCGATGCCATCGGCAGGGCCTCTGATCAGGCCCGCATGAAAGCGCTGCTTGAAGATGTCGAAGATATTTTCTAA